The Candidatus Kaelpia imicola genome contains a region encoding:
- a CDS encoding argininosuccinate synthase has translation MAKKIVLAYSGGLDTSVAIPWLIDKGYEVTAFSADVGQGKKSFDSVLRRAKKAGAKRIIFRDLKKEFIENYAFSALKAEALYENRYYLATALSRPLIAKHLVDIAKREKAQAIAHGCTGKGNDQVRFEVAVKILAPKMEIVAPLRIWELKSREEEIEYAKLKRVPIEVKESTYSIDRNLWGLSIECGVLEEIDKETPEDIFMLTSSLDKTPKKAEYIEVEFKKGVPVGLNSKKLSAVEIVSKLNKIAGRHGIGRADMVENRLIGIKSREVYESPAAAVLYFAHRELESLVLDRELSHFKNSISSKYAELIYYGLWFTPLREALDSFIDFTQGSVNGKIKLKLHKGNIKVAGRESKNSKYNYNMATYTDKDKFEHKASEGFIKIWSQAYMR, from the coding sequence ATGGCTAAAAAAATAGTTTTGGCGTATTCAGGAGGTCTTGATACATCTGTTGCTATTCCATGGTTAATAGATAAGGGGTATGAGGTAACTGCTTTTAGCGCCGATGTTGGCCAGGGAAAAAAGAGTTTCGATTCTGTCCTTAGAAGAGCCAAAAAAGCAGGAGCCAAGAGAATTATTTTCAGGGATTTAAAGAAAGAGTTTATCGAGAACTATGCTTTTAGCGCCCTTAAGGCCGAAGCTCTATACGAGAACAGGTACTATCTGGCTACTGCTCTATCCAGGCCTCTTATTGCCAAGCACCTTGTAGATATTGCAAAGAGAGAGAAGGCTCAGGCCATAGCTCACGGTTGTACCGGCAAGGGCAATGATCAGGTTAGGTTTGAAGTTGCTGTAAAAATTTTGGCTCCAAAGATGGAGATAGTTGCTCCTTTAAGAATCTGGGAACTTAAAAGCAGGGAAGAGGAGATTGAATATGCGAAGCTGAAGAGAGTTCCAATAGAGGTTAAGGAGTCCACTTATAGCATTGACAGGAACCTCTGGGGTTTAAGTATTGAGTGCGGAGTGCTTGAAGAGATAGATAAGGAGACGCCGGAGGATATATTTATGCTTACAAGTTCTCTGGATAAGACTCCTAAGAAAGCAGAATATATAGAGGTTGAGTTTAAAAAAGGAGTGCCCGTAGGTTTAAACTCCAAGAAGTTATCTGCAGTTGAGATAGTTAGTAAGCTTAATAAGATAGCCGGCAGGCATGGTATAGGCAGGGCGGATATGGTGGAGAATAGGTTGATTGGAATAAAAAGCAGGGAGGTATATGAATCCCCTGCTGCTGCCGTACTATATTTTGCTCACAGAGAGCTGGAATCTCTGGTTTTAGATAGAGAGTTATCCCACTTTAAAAACTCTATCTCCAGTAAATATGCAGAGTTAATTTATTACGGTCTCTGGTTTACACCTTTAAGAGAAGCATTGGACAGTTTTATTGATTTTACGCAGGGCTCTGTCAATGGAAAGATAAAGTTGAAATTGCATAAAGGCAATATTAAAGTTGCAGGAAGAGAGTCCAAGAATTCAAAATATAACTATAACATGGCTACATATACCGATAAAGATAAGTTTGAACATAAGGCGTCTGAGGGTTTTATAAAGATATGGTCTCAAGCCTATATGAGGTAA
- a CDS encoding radical SAM protein, producing the protein MHISFINPTLGNDYSAMDIAITYLASYVNKKSEHSASIIDLTFHKRHWREYLKTKIEKHKPDLIGFSSNTMYMQYVKTVMEEIKEHYNLPIMVGGHHASIYPEETINIPECDAVYIGDGEIPLLNYLNRVRDNEEPYNTEGIWFKREDQIIRNGGGSFNENLDALPYPDWDLWEDLDRYFYFLGMLYIIGSRGCPYRCSYCDAHGISDAVGGNYFRMRNPKDYAQEMLYHWNKYKNRNLRLLQLFDPVFTIDRTWLEEFCYNYRKLGLAKEIKFSSFARIDNLDEDRLKILAKSGCALLRVGIETGNEYIRSNIYKKPVSNKKITEIAKLCKEYNIALTAFYILGGPGETKKTIKDTIRFADKIKAERSAFFIYKPFTRESIEQIYSLGGKIDKRRWKKANNITFGAAIYTKELTPKEIEHYQKLAYFITFGKRLLSMIRKQGLKYFLHLSIYIYKGLIKNGLNIAYLLIYYHIYGYDNVDK; encoded by the coding sequence ATGCATATAAGTTTTATAAATCCTACTCTCGGTAATGACTATAGCGCTATGGATATAGCTATCACTTATCTTGCTAGTTACGTAAACAAAAAATCAGAACATTCAGCTTCAATAATAGATCTAACTTTTCACAAAAGACACTGGAGAGAATATTTAAAAACAAAAATAGAAAAACATAAGCCAGACTTAATCGGCTTCTCAAGCAATACGATGTATATGCAGTATGTAAAGACCGTGATGGAAGAGATTAAAGAACATTACAATCTACCCATAATGGTGGGAGGGCATCACGCATCGATATACCCTGAAGAGACAATCAACATTCCTGAATGCGATGCTGTCTATATCGGAGATGGAGAGATACCGCTTTTAAACTATCTGAATAGAGTCAGGGATAACGAAGAACCATATAATACTGAAGGTATCTGGTTCAAGAGAGAAGACCAGATCATAAGGAACGGCGGCGGCAGCTTCAATGAGAATCTGGACGCCCTCCCCTATCCCGACTGGGATCTCTGGGAAGACCTGGATAGATACTTCTATTTTCTGGGCATGCTATACATTATCGGTTCCAGGGGCTGTCCTTACAGATGCAGCTATTGCGATGCTCATGGAATATCAGATGCAGTGGGAGGAAATTATTTCAGAATGCGCAATCCAAAAGATTATGCCCAAGAGATGTTATACCACTGGAACAAATACAAAAACCGCAATCTAAGGCTGCTGCAATTATTTGACCCTGTATTTACAATAGACCGGACCTGGCTTGAAGAGTTCTGTTATAATTACCGTAAATTAGGGCTGGCTAAGGAGATAAAGTTCAGTTCTTTTGCCCGAATAGACAACCTGGATGAGGATAGGCTCAAAATCCTCGCCAAGTCCGGGTGTGCATTGTTGAGAGTCGGAATTGAAACCGGTAATGAGTATATACGAAGTAATATTTACAAAAAACCTGTTAGCAATAAAAAAATTACAGAGATAGCCAAACTCTGCAAAGAATATAATATAGCATTAACCGCTTTTTATATATTAGGCGGCCCGGGAGAGACAAAAAAGACAATAAAGGATACTATAAGATTTGCTGATAAGATAAAGGCGGAACGCTCTGCATTTTTTATCTATAAGCCTTTCACAAGAGAAAGCATCGAACAGATATACTCTTTAGGGGGTAAGATAGATAAGAGAAGATGGAAGAAGGCTAATAATATAACCTTTGGAGCAGCTATATACACTAAAGAGCTTACGCCTAAAGAGATTGAACATTATCAGAAACTGGCCTATTTTATAACCTTCGGCAAAAGATTACTATCTATGATTAGAAAACAGGGCCTTAAATATTTTCTTCACCTCTCTATCTATATCTACAAGGGTCTGATTAAAAACGGTCTCAATATAGCCTATCTACTGATTTACTACCATATATACGGATACGATAATGTCGATAAATAA
- a CDS encoding radical SAM protein gives MIDSLTFIFPRLKYRSGDPPLGICSIASYLKRQHPELKINILDSTFHNSFKKIKNEISRIRPQAIGIYIDSVMYKAVRELIRELPKTTILIAGGPQVTVAPESIIDIVDIAVIGEAEDTMNRLIERLPQRDLDSVPSIYFKRDRTIFKSREERKQIELDSLEIPALDLLENLDQYFDLWHYLDPLDPAKRGLNVIASRGCLFNCSYCQPTLRLIFGDGIRYKSPQYLIKELNYYRESFRIENFFFHDDTLPVNRDWINRFCDIIQNNKMNILWGCNSRIDTVDEELLNKMYQSGLRVIHYGIESGSQRILDQVYNKGIELKRVGKTIESTRKSRIYPSGFFMIGAPDESKKEILKTINLSLKLNLAEASFSITTPFIGTLLYQKMKKLSIFKILGSSSNFDYYSKVSFQNGNNNALVVSLLQKTGVTLFYLHPRHWAYLMRHFRSLRGIKKLLNKIARFF, from the coding sequence ATGATAGATTCATTAACTTTTATCTTCCCGCGTCTAAAATATAGATCCGGAGACCCTCCTTTAGGAATATGCTCAATAGCCTCTTATCTAAAAAGACAGCATCCAGAGCTAAAGATAAACATACTGGATAGTACCTTTCACAACTCCTTTAAAAAAATAAAGAATGAGATATCCAGAATAAGACCCCAAGCCATAGGCATATATATAGACTCTGTTATGTATAAAGCTGTCCGGGAACTGATAAGAGAGCTTCCTAAAACCACTATTCTCATTGCAGGCGGACCCCAGGTAACAGTAGCACCGGAGAGCATAATAGATATTGTCGATATCGCAGTCATAGGTGAAGCAGAGGATACCATGAACCGGCTGATAGAGAGGCTGCCTCAAAGAGATTTAGATAGTGTTCCAAGTATATATTTCAAGAGAGATAGAACAATATTTAAAAGCCGGGAAGAACGCAAACAAATAGAGCTTGACTCTTTAGAGATACCAGCGCTGGATCTACTTGAAAATCTTGACCAATACTTCGACCTATGGCACTACCTCGACCCTTTGGATCCGGCTAAAAGAGGGTTAAATGTCATAGCCTCAAGAGGATGCTTATTCAACTGCAGCTACTGCCAACCTACCTTACGATTGATATTCGGAGACGGTATACGCTATAAAAGCCCTCAGTATCTGATAAAAGAGCTAAATTACTATAGAGAGAGTTTTAGAATAGAAAATTTCTTTTTTCATGATGATACCCTACCCGTAAACAGAGATTGGATAAATAGATTCTGCGATATAATCCAAAACAATAAGATGAATATACTCTGGGGCTGCAACAGCAGGATAGATACTGTTGATGAAGAGCTGCTCAATAAGATGTATCAATCAGGCTTAAGAGTAATACATTACGGGATTGAATCAGGGTCTCAAAGAATATTAGACCAGGTCTACAATAAAGGGATAGAGCTAAAGAGAGTAGGCAAAACCATAGAGAGTACCAGGAAGAGCAGGATCTACCCCTCGGGTTTCTTTATGATAGGCGCACCGGATGAATCAAAAAAAGAGATCTTAAAGACTATAAACCTATCTTTAAAATTGAATCTTGCCGAAGCGAGCTTTTCGATAACAACTCCTTTTATCGGAACGCTGCTTTATCAAAAAATGAAGAAACTATCTATATTCAAAATACTCGGCTCCTCCAGTAATTTCGATTACTATTCTAAGGTATCATTTCAAAACGGGAATAATAATGCTCTTGTTGTATCCTTACTCCAAAAAACAGGTGTCACTCTATTCTATCTTCACCCGCGTCACTGGGCTTACTTAATGAGACACTTCAGGAGTCTCCGAGGAATAAAAAAACTCTTAAATAAGATAGCGAGGTTCTTTTAA
- the dapA gene encoding 4-hydroxy-tetrahydrodipicolinate synthase: MFRGSMVALVTPFKDGKVDKSGLKKLVRYHIKNNTSALVPCGTTGESATLSEREHETVVETVIEETAGRIPVIAGTGSNSTEEAIRYTKFAQKRGASGALLICPYYNKPTQEGLYQHFKAIAEEVRIPLILYNIPSRTGVNMSPETIARLGRRYKNIVGVKEATGSLDQMTAIKSLCPKEFLLISGDDALTLPILSIGGVGVISVLANIIPREVEDMVRRFESGDLRVARKLHINLYPLIKTMFLETNPAPVKTAMGMIGIISDELRLPMVRVSTLNRVKIRSIIKKYGLI, encoded by the coding sequence ATGTTTAGAGGTTCTATGGTGGCACTTGTTACACCTTTTAAAGACGGTAAGGTGGATAAAAGCGGCTTAAAAAAGCTTGTGAGATACCATATTAAGAACAACACTTCAGCTCTTGTTCCATGTGGAACGACAGGAGAGTCTGCAACGCTCTCTGAGAGAGAACATGAGACTGTCGTGGAGACTGTTATAGAGGAGACTGCCGGGCGTATCCCTGTCATTGCGGGTACAGGTTCTAACTCTACAGAAGAGGCTATTAGGTATACTAAATTTGCTCAGAAGAGAGGAGCTAGCGGAGCTTTGCTTATATGTCCTTATTACAATAAGCCTACTCAAGAGGGACTCTATCAGCATTTTAAAGCTATTGCAGAAGAGGTAAGGATACCGTTAATACTCTATAATATCCCATCACGTACAGGTGTTAACATGAGCCCTGAGACTATAGCACGTCTTGGAAGACGATATAAGAATATAGTCGGGGTAAAAGAAGCAACAGGCAGCTTGGATCAGATGACGGCTATTAAGAGTCTATGTCCTAAAGAGTTTCTTCTGATATCAGGAGATGATGCTCTAACGCTTCCGATATTGTCTATTGGGGGAGTCGGAGTCATATCTGTTTTGGCCAATATTATACCCAGGGAGGTCGAAGATATGGTCAGGAGATTTGAGAGCGGAGATTTAAGAGTTGCGAGAAAACTACATATAAATTTATATCCATTGATTAAGACGATGTTTTTAGAGACAAATCCCGCCCCTGTTAAAACAGCTATGGGTATGATAGGTATTATATCGGATGAACTCAGGCTTCCTATGGTAAGAGTATCGACTCTAAATAGAGTGAAGATAAGGTCAATAATCAAAAAATACGGATTGATATAA
- the lysA gene encoding diaminopimelate decarboxylase, with product MHRFKYRGNHLYAENVKLSSLLERFGTPLYIYSANTFLDHFLKLKSAFKELSPLICFSVKSNSNLAVLRLLSKAGAGMDVVSGGELFRAFKSGCPASKVVYAGVGKREDEIIYAIKKGIKFFNIESLPELERINKAAGSLGKRQGVCLRLNPDVDSKTHKFITTGKKETKFGLSYGVIKSILQNRDSYKNLLISGLHLHIGSQIIYNEPFLKAVKVALRLKSERDCDFQYLNIGGGLGIIYKDEKALTAQKYASEIKGLIKKTELKLILEPGRFIAGNSGIFVTTVQYVKDGIDKKFAIVDGGMNLLIRPALYSAYHEVGLIEKRAGRKELYDVVGPICESSDFLALSRKLPQLKSGNRIVLFSAGAYGFTMASNYNSYPRCGEVMVKGNSAHLIREPEDYKDLIRGENIPGFLK from the coding sequence ATGCATAGATTTAAATACCGGGGCAACCATCTTTATGCAGAGAATGTTAAACTCTCTTCTCTCCTGGAGAGGTTTGGGACACCGCTCTATATCTATAGCGCCAATACTTTTCTGGACCATTTCTTAAAACTTAAAAGCGCTTTTAAAGAGTTATCTCCGCTTATATGTTTTAGTGTTAAGTCAAATTCCAATCTGGCTGTTCTGAGATTGCTATCTAAGGCTGGAGCGGGTATGGATGTTGTTTCAGGCGGAGAACTTTTCAGGGCATTTAAATCCGGTTGCCCTGCATCTAAAGTTGTATATGCAGGGGTTGGCAAAAGAGAGGATGAGATAATCTATGCAATCAAAAAAGGTATAAAGTTTTTCAATATTGAGTCTCTCCCTGAACTTGAAAGAATTAATAAGGCTGCCGGGAGCCTGGGTAAGAGGCAGGGTGTCTGTCTGAGATTGAATCCCGACGTAGATTCTAAGACACATAAGTTTATTACAACAGGGAAGAAGGAGACAAAGTTTGGACTCTCCTATGGTGTTATAAAAAGTATTCTGCAAAACAGAGACAGCTATAAGAATCTATTAATCTCAGGTCTGCATCTACATATCGGATCTCAAATTATTTATAATGAGCCATTTTTAAAAGCTGTAAAGGTTGCTTTAAGATTAAAATCTGAGAGAGATTGTGATTTCCAATATTTAAATATCGGTGGTGGATTAGGAATCATCTATAAAGATGAGAAAGCTTTGACTGCTCAAAAATATGCATCTGAGATAAAAGGTTTGATAAAGAAAACCGAACTCAAACTTATTCTGGAGCCGGGAAGGTTTATTGCCGGTAATTCTGGAATATTTGTTACCACAGTCCAATACGTCAAGGATGGTATAGATAAAAAGTTTGCCATAGTTGATGGAGGTATGAATTTGCTGATAAGGCCGGCTCTATACTCTGCCTACCATGAGGTAGGATTGATTGAAAAGAGGGCTGGGAGAAAAGAGCTATACGATGTTGTAGGTCCGATTTGCGAAAGCTCAGACTTCCTGGCTTTATCCAGAAAGCTTCCTCAGCTTAAGAGCGGAAATAGAATAGTTCTATTTAGCGCAGGAGCCTACGGGTTTACGATGGCATCGAATTATAATAGTTATCCTAGATGTGGTGAGGTTATGGTTAAAGGCAATAGTGCTCATCTTATCAGAGAGCCTGAAGATTATAAGGATTTAATAAGAGGAGAGAATATACCGGGGTTTTTAAAATGA
- the argH gene encoding argininosuccinate lyase: protein MKEKLWGGRFKDGLDPVILEFTKSINYDWFLFEYEAYSNIAWVGELQSLKLITQREKSSIKKAIKELLKEYSDGKIEIDFKEEDIHSLFYSLLRKKVSSLVDKIHAGKSRNEQVVTVMRMFLLDAISEEVELITKLQKGFLRKAKKYNDSAIPGFTHLQYAQPVLFGHWLLSFVEQLERDKKRLINCLDGVSLLPLGSGALAGSNFKLNRDKLRRELGFKSLGKNSIDMVSDRDFILEYLNANLTLLLHLSRLAEDLIIYNSPGYGIIYFSDKVTTGSSLMPQKKNPDPVELIRSYSSGALAAYVSMADILKGLPTSYNRDLQLDKKALFSSYLSATAVLDATEIVILNTYLDRDRALELLKDERFYLTDISDELIKDGLSHKEAHWRVGRLLRKAEESKSNIADFKREELIKILGRDIKIDNFFSVSKSLKRKKVDCSTNFKYFLKRLKEWEILLESPEL, encoded by the coding sequence ATGAAAGAGAAATTATGGGGCGGAAGATTTAAAGATGGTCTGGATCCTGTTATTCTGGAGTTCACCAAGAGTATCAATTATGACTGGTTTCTATTTGAATATGAGGCTTATTCCAATATTGCCTGGGTAGGTGAGCTGCAGAGCCTTAAGCTGATAACTCAGAGAGAGAAGAGCTCTATCAAAAAGGCTATAAAAGAGCTCTTAAAAGAGTATTCCGATGGAAAGATAGAGATAGATTTTAAAGAAGAGGATATACACTCTCTCTTCTATTCTCTGCTAAGGAAAAAAGTCTCTTCTCTTGTAGATAAGATTCATGCCGGTAAGAGCAGGAATGAACAGGTTGTTACTGTTATGAGAATGTTTTTACTCGATGCTATATCTGAAGAGGTTGAACTTATCACTAAACTGCAAAAGGGTTTTCTGAGGAAAGCAAAGAAGTATAACGACTCAGCTATTCCAGGATTTACTCATCTTCAATATGCTCAGCCTGTACTGTTTGGGCATTGGCTGCTGTCTTTCGTTGAGCAGCTAGAGAGAGATAAAAAAAGGTTAATCAATTGTCTTGACGGTGTAAGCCTGCTGCCTTTGGGCAGCGGTGCTCTTGCCGGCAGCAATTTTAAATTAAACAGAGATAAACTAAGAAGAGAGCTTGGATTTAAAAGCTTGGGAAAAAACAGCATCGATATGGTTTCAGACAGAGACTTCATTTTGGAATATCTTAATGCTAATCTTACTCTTCTCCTACATTTGAGCAGACTTGCAGAAGACCTGATAATATACAATAGCCCGGGATATGGGATAATATATTTCTCGGATAAGGTTACTACCGGTTCAAGCCTGATGCCGCAGAAGAAAAACCCTGATCCTGTAGAGCTTATCAGGTCTTATTCTTCCGGAGCCCTGGCGGCCTATGTATCTATGGCGGATATCTTAAAGGGGCTCCCAACATCCTATAACCGCGATTTACAACTGGATAAGAAGGCGCTTTTCTCATCATATCTTTCGGCTACAGCTGTTTTAGATGCTACTGAGATAGTTATCTTAAATACATATTTGGATAGAGACAGGGCTTTAGAGCTGCTAAAAGATGAGAGGTTTTATTTGACAGATATTTCGGATGAACTTATTAAAGATGGCTTATCTCATAAAGAGGCTCATTGGCGGGTAGGTAGGCTTTTGAGGAAGGCGGAAGAGAGCAAGAGTAATATAGCGGATTTTAAGAGAGAGGAGTTGATTAAAATATTAGGTCGGGATATAAAGATAGACAATTTTTTTAGTGTCAGTAAATCTCTAAAAAGAAAAAAGGTTGACTGCTCTACAAACTTTAAGTATTTTTTAAAGAGGTTAAAGGAGTGGGAGATATTATTAGAGTCTCCTGAGCTATAA
- a CDS encoding glycosyltransferase family 39 protein: MFRTFANPKAEKPHLFYLISFAFIQIAGLRYTTYAMTNSLFLIFLIIATYTIGKHLKDRETGLMAAAILSLYPPIYLYSRSYNLILPTTTMVTCSILALIESDFFSKRYNSIICGIILGLGLLTKQSVLVFISGPLIYLAYITIRGQKKNNLNNLIICFAFTLLIALIYYYPLEYRIKDLIKLSTLKDNQPIFFYISTLGNLSLSYYSISLIALGLYYLLKKKQKERHILFSWIILSMIILSIATTKRDRYIIPIMPALAIISAYGVTELKWRKLKILIWIITLYFGLLYFFKFSFFVNSKLMKPDNISKYFIPKHTRYGNPIRLLKFNGLLLHLNNSNRNFVKIALIEEDGYSQWLRIFLTERGFRNVMFFEDHQEALEADNDFIIFSSKESALDKTGIIGYELLYSKQIIFDCRFDPILKISIFLFKKTPWNKNDNI; encoded by the coding sequence ATATTTAGAACCTTTGCTAACCCTAAAGCCGAAAAACCGCATCTATTTTATCTTATCTCATTCGCATTTATACAGATTGCAGGCTTAAGATATACAACTTACGCCATGACAAACTCTCTATTCCTTATCTTCCTTATCATAGCAACCTATACTATCGGAAAGCACCTAAAAGACAGAGAGACAGGATTGATGGCTGCTGCAATATTATCCCTCTATCCCCCAATCTACCTCTATTCCCGCAGCTACAATTTAATATTACCAACTACAACAATGGTAACCTGCTCGATACTTGCGCTTATAGAGAGTGATTTTTTCTCCAAAAGATACAACTCTATAATCTGCGGAATAATATTAGGGTTGGGGTTGCTTACAAAACAGAGTGTTTTAGTTTTTATATCAGGACCTTTAATCTACCTTGCCTATATCACTATAAGAGGACAGAAGAAAAACAATTTAAACAATCTCATAATCTGTTTTGCATTTACTCTCCTAATAGCACTGATATATTATTACCCTTTAGAATACCGGATAAAAGACTTGATAAAACTATCAACTCTTAAAGATAATCAACCGATATTCTTTTATATCTCTACTTTAGGCAACCTATCTCTCTCTTATTATTCAATCTCATTAATCGCTTTAGGCCTATACTATCTCCTGAAGAAAAAACAGAAAGAGAGACATATATTGTTTAGCTGGATTATCCTTTCGATGATTATACTGAGCATAGCTACAACCAAGAGAGACCGTTATATAATTCCTATAATGCCAGCACTAGCTATTATATCAGCATACGGGGTAACTGAATTAAAATGGAGAAAATTAAAAATATTAATCTGGATAATAACATTATATTTCGGTTTGCTATATTTTTTCAAATTCAGCTTCTTCGTAAACTCAAAACTGATGAAACCTGATAACATCTCTAAATATTTTATCCCAAAGCATACAAGGTATGGCAACCCTATAAGATTGTTAAAATTCAATGGTCTGCTTTTGCATCTCAATAACTCTAATCGTAACTTTGTAAAGATAGCCCTAATTGAAGAAGATGGCTACTCGCAGTGGTTGCGTATATTCTTAACAGAACGCGGATTTAGAAATGTGATGTTTTTTGAAGACCACCAAGAAGCTTTGGAAGCAGATAATGATTTCATTATATTTAGCAGTAAAGAATCGGCATTAGATAAAACCGGCATCATTGGATACGAGTTGCTCTATAGCAAGCAAATAATATTTGACTGTAGATTCGACCCGATATTAAAAATCTCAATCTTTTTATTTAAAAAGACACCTTGGAATAAAAATGATAATATTTGA
- the dapF gene encoding diaminopimelate epimerase encodes MRIISFHKAVASGNDFVIIKNRTFSKSELRDTAIKLCSRKYGVGADGLLVAESSKRADLKMRIFNSDGTEAEMCGNGMRSFILWAYNKKLIAINSFIETKAGIIIGKVKKDDFIKIKIGASFEYRPNLKVKVDGKTIEGDYLDTGVPHFVVEVSTLCGYDVFNIGSKIRHHSIFKPRGTNVDFMHWERGYLAVRTYERGVETETLACGTGCVASALIAGLKRGYDSKNIVVLPLSGERLRVSYSYQKGRFSDVYLEGEAELLFESKFKIK; translated from the coding sequence ATGAGGATTATCTCTTTTCATAAAGCTGTTGCTAGTGGAAATGATTTTGTCATAATCAAAAACAGAACTTTTTCTAAATCCGAATTAAGAGATACAGCAATTAAGTTATGTAGTAGAAAATACGGTGTTGGTGCAGACGGGCTTCTGGTTGCAGAGAGTTCAAAGAGAGCCGACCTTAAAATGAGAATATTTAATTCTGATGGAACTGAAGCTGAGATGTGCGGCAACGGAATGAGGTCTTTTATTCTCTGGGCTTATAATAAGAAGCTGATAGCTATAAATTCTTTTATTGAGACCAAGGCAGGTATTATAATAGGTAAGGTCAAAAAAGATGATTTTATCAAGATTAAGATTGGAGCTTCTTTTGAATACAGGCCGAATTTAAAAGTAAAGGTAGATGGGAAGACAATAGAGGGCGATTATCTGGATACTGGAGTTCCCCATTTTGTTGTTGAGGTAAGCACCCTTTGCGGCTATGATGTCTTTAATATCGGTTCAAAGATAAGGCACCACTCTATTTTTAAGCCTCGGGGAACCAATGTGGACTTTATGCATTGGGAGAGAGGGTATCTTGCTGTTAGAACTTATGAGAGAGGGGTAGAGACTGAGACTTTGGCTTGTGGTACAGGCTGTGTAGCCTCTGCTTTGATAGCTGGATTGAAAAGAGGTTATGACTCTAAGAATATAGTCGTTCTTCCTTTAAGCGGCGAAAGATTGAGAGTTTCGTATTCTTATCAGAAGGGAAGATTTAGCGATGTCTATCTTGAAGGTGAGGCAGAGCTTCTCTTTGAATCAAAATTTAAAATTAAATAG
- the dapB gene encoding 4-hydroxy-tetrahydrodipicolinate reductase has translation MNTKVIVSGCLGRMGREISMLALLDSKIELIAGIEQPTSLGLGADIGSILLGENKGILIAEDLRGYIENADLVIEFSAPDATLRHLRIVSEFGKGMVIGTTGFNAEQLKELESFSKRAAVLISPNMSIGVNVLFKIIPQLTELLGEDYNIEIVEVHHNKKKDAPSGTAKRIAELIKGVRKDLVLTCGREKSNTQRKKNELAIHALRLGEIVGEHKIIFAGNNEVVELSHSAVSRDIFAIGAILGAKYIKDKKAGLYTMQDVISAKLGG, from the coding sequence ATGAATACAAAAGTAATAGTCTCAGGTTGTCTGGGGAGAATGGGCAGAGAGATATCCATGCTTGCTCTTCTGGACTCTAAGATAGAGCTTATTGCAGGGATTGAGCAGCCTACCTCTCTCGGTCTTGGAGCGGATATAGGGTCTATTCTCTTAGGTGAAAATAAAGGTATTCTAATAGCTGAGGATCTAAGAGGATATATAGAGAATGCAGATCTGGTTATAGAGTTTAGCGCTCCTGATGCTACTTTGAGGCATTTGAGAATAGTCTCTGAGTTTGGCAAAGGCATGGTAATCGGAACTACCGGTTTTAATGCAGAACAGCTTAAAGAGCTGGAGAGCTTTTCAAAGAGAGCCGCAGTTCTGATTTCACCCAATATGAGCATAGGTGTTAATGTACTATTTAAGATTATACCGCAGCTGACTGAATTGTTGGGCGAGGATTATAACATAGAGATTGTTGAGGTTCATCATAATAAGAAGAAGGATGCGCCGTCCGGGACTGCAAAGAGAATTGCCGAACTGATAAAAGGTGTTAGAAAAGATCTGGTACTTACTTGCGGCAGGGAAAAGTCCAACACTCAGCGGAAGAAAAATGAGCTGGCTATACACGCTCTTCGCTTGGGCGAAATAGTGGGAGAACATAAGATTATATTTGCGGGTAATAATGAAGTTGTAGAGTTAAGCCATTCTGCTGTCTCACGCGACATATTTGCTATAGGGGCAATTTTGGGGGCTAAGTATATCAAAGATAAAAAAGCGGGGCTCTATACTATGCAGGATGTGATTTCTGCTAAGCTGGGCGGGTAA